One Streptomyces sp. L2 genomic window carries:
- a CDS encoding response regulator transcription factor, translating into MRVLVVEDEQLLADAVATGLRREAMAVDVVYDGAAALERIGVNDYDVVVLDRDLPLVHGDDVCRKIVELGMPTRVLMLTASGDVSDRVEGLEIGADDYLPKPFAFSELIARVRALGRRTSVPLPPVLERAGIKLDPNRREVFRDGKEVQLAPKEFAVLEVLMRSEGAVVSAEQLLEKAWDENTDPFTNVVRVTVMTLRRKLGEPPVIVTVPGSGYRI; encoded by the coding sequence GTGCGCGTACTCGTCGTCGAGGACGAGCAGCTGCTCGCCGATGCGGTGGCCACCGGACTGCGCCGGGAGGCCATGGCCGTCGACGTCGTGTACGACGGTGCGGCCGCCCTGGAGCGCATCGGCGTCAACGACTACGACGTGGTCGTCCTCGACCGCGACCTCCCCCTCGTGCACGGCGACGACGTCTGCCGCAAGATCGTGGAGCTGGGCATGCCCACGCGCGTGCTCATGCTCACCGCCTCCGGCGACGTCAGCGACCGCGTCGAGGGCCTGGAGATCGGCGCCGACGACTACCTGCCCAAGCCCTTCGCCTTCAGCGAGCTGATCGCACGCGTGCGTGCCCTCGGCCGCCGCACCAGCGTGCCCCTGCCGCCGGTCCTGGAGCGCGCCGGCATCAAGCTCGATCCCAACCGCCGCGAGGTCTTCCGCGACGGCAAGGAGGTCCAGCTCGCGCCCAAGGAGTTCGCGGTGCTGGAGGTGCTGATGCGCAGCGAGGGCGCGGTCGTCTCGGCCGAGCAGCTGCTGGAGAAGGCCTGGGATGAGAACACCGACCCGTTCACCAACGTGGTCCGCGTGACCGTGATGACCCTGCGCCGCAAGCTCGGCGAGCCGCCGGTGATCGTCACCGTGCCCGGCTCCGGCTACCGGATCTGA
- a CDS encoding inositol monophosphatase family protein, giving the protein MTDSQYDRPYADLLGLAQEAARRAGELLRDGRPADLAVAHTKSSPIDVVTEMDIAAEKLITDLISGRRPDDGFLGEEGASAAGTSGVRWVIDPLDGTVNYLYGLPTWAVSIAAEQDGETVVGVVAAPMRGETYHAVRGGGAWATGAWEGERPLSCRTETPLAHALVSTGFNYVAEVRAHQAEVAARLVPRVRDIRRGGSAAIDLCDVACGRLDGYYERGLHAWDLAAGDLIAREAGALTGGRPGKRPTGELALAATPGVFEPLQHLLEDAGAWHD; this is encoded by the coding sequence GTGACCGACAGCCAGTACGACCGCCCGTACGCCGACCTGCTGGGGCTCGCCCAGGAGGCCGCCCGGCGGGCGGGGGAGCTGCTGCGGGACGGCCGTCCGGCCGACCTCGCCGTGGCCCACACCAAGTCCAGCCCGATCGACGTCGTCACCGAGATGGACATCGCGGCCGAGAAGCTGATCACCGATCTGATCTCCGGCCGGCGCCCGGACGACGGCTTCCTCGGCGAGGAGGGCGCGTCCGCGGCGGGCACCAGCGGCGTCCGGTGGGTGATCGACCCGCTCGACGGCACGGTGAACTACCTGTACGGGCTGCCGACCTGGGCGGTGTCGATCGCGGCCGAGCAGGACGGCGAGACCGTCGTCGGGGTCGTCGCGGCCCCCATGCGCGGCGAGACGTACCACGCGGTGCGCGGTGGCGGTGCCTGGGCCACGGGCGCGTGGGAGGGCGAGCGCCCGCTGTCCTGCCGTACGGAGACGCCCCTGGCGCACGCGCTGGTCTCCACCGGCTTCAACTACGTCGCCGAGGTCCGCGCCCACCAGGCGGAGGTGGCCGCGCGGCTCGTCCCGCGGGTGCGCGACATCCGGCGCGGCGGCTCGGCGGCGATCGACCTGTGCGACGTGGCCTGCGGCCGGCTGGACGGGTACTACGAGCGGGGGCTCCACGCATGGGACCTCGCGGCGGGCGACCTGATCGCGCGGGAAGCGGGCGCGCTGACCGGTGGACGCCCCGGAAAGCGCCCCACGGGCGAGCTGGCACTCGCCGCCACCCCCGGCGTCTTCGAGCCCCTCCAGCACCTCCTGGAGGACGCCGGAGCCTGGCACGACTGA
- a CDS encoding ferrochelatase, whose translation MPDALDASPYDALLLLSFGGPEGPDDVVPFLENVTRGRGIPKERLKEVGQHYFLFGGVSPINDQNRALLDALRKDFAEHGLDLPVYWGNRNWAPYLTDTLREMVADGRRRVLVLATSAYASYSGCRQYRENLADALAALRAEGLEPPRIDKLRHYFNHPGFVEPMTEGVLRSLADLPDEVRDGAHIAFTTHSIPTAAADTSGPVESHGDGGAYVAQHLDVARLIADAVRERTGVDHPWQLVYQSRSGAPHIPWLEPDICDHLAERRAAGAPAVVMAPIGFVSDHMEVLYDLDTEAEARAGELGLPVRRSATVGADPRFAAAVRELITERAAAERGQRVTPCALGALGPSHDLCPVGCCPARTPHPAAAGADSPYDA comes from the coding sequence ATGCCAGACGCGCTCGATGCCAGTCCCTACGACGCCCTGCTCCTGCTCTCCTTCGGCGGCCCCGAAGGCCCGGACGACGTGGTTCCCTTCCTGGAGAACGTCACCCGCGGGCGGGGCATCCCGAAGGAACGCCTCAAGGAAGTCGGGCAGCACTACTTCCTGTTCGGCGGGGTCAGCCCGATCAACGACCAGAACCGCGCCCTGCTCGACGCCCTCCGCAAGGACTTCGCCGAGCACGGACTCGACCTGCCGGTCTACTGGGGCAACCGCAACTGGGCGCCGTACCTGACGGACACGCTGCGCGAGATGGTGGCCGACGGCCGCCGCCGCGTCCTGGTGCTCGCCACGAGCGCGTACGCCTCCTACTCGGGCTGCCGGCAGTACCGGGAGAACCTCGCGGACGCGCTGGCCGCACTCCGGGCCGAGGGCCTGGAGCCGCCGCGGATCGACAAACTGCGGCACTACTTCAACCACCCCGGCTTCGTCGAACCCATGACCGAGGGCGTGCTGCGCTCCCTGGCGGACCTCCCCGACGAGGTCCGCGACGGCGCCCACATCGCGTTCACCACCCACTCCATCCCGACCGCCGCCGCCGACACCTCCGGCCCCGTCGAGTCCCACGGCGACGGCGGGGCGTACGTCGCGCAGCACCTGGACGTGGCCCGGCTGATCGCCGACGCCGTCCGCGAGCGCACCGGCGTCGACCACCCCTGGCAGCTCGTCTACCAGTCCCGCTCCGGCGCCCCGCACATCCCGTGGCTGGAGCCCGACATCTGCGACCACCTCGCGGAGCGGCGGGCGGCCGGCGCCCCGGCCGTCGTCATGGCGCCCATCGGCTTCGTCTCCGACCACATGGAGGTCCTGTACGACCTCGACACCGAGGCCGAGGCCAGAGCGGGGGAACTGGGCCTGCCGGTGCGCCGCTCGGCCACCGTCGGGGCCGACCCGAGGTTCGCCGCGGCCGTCCGCGAACTGATCACGGAGCGCGCCGCCGCGGAGCGCGGACAGCGGGTCACCCCGTGCGCCCTGGGCGCCCTGGGCCCCAGCCACGACCTCTGCCCGGTCGGCTGCTGCCCGGCCCGCACCCCGCACCCGGCCGCCGCGGGCGCCGACAGCCCGTACGACGCGTGA
- a CDS encoding MFS transporter, giving the protein MPSPYRALFAEPGTKAFSAAGFLGRLPLSMMGIGVVTMISQLTGRYGLAGALSATIALSAAAIGPRISRLVDQYGQRRILRPATLVALVAAAGLLLAAHLGGPDWTLFLCAAGIGSVPSLGAMIRSRWAALYRGTPRLHTAYSFESVVDEVCFIVGPIVSIGLSTAWFPEAGPLLAGCFLAAGVFWLTAQRATEPEPHPRERHGGGSALRSPGLRVLVATFTATGAIFGSVDVVTVAFADERGHKAIASVVLALYAASSCVSGAVFGLLRVAGAPERRWLLGVTAMAVSMIPLLLVGNLPLLAVALFVAGLSIAPTMITTMSLIEEHVPRARLTEGMTWVSTGLAVGVALGSAVAGWVIDAAGARAGYGVPAVSGAVAAAVGFLGYRRLRRPAAGRGGTVEQHNEREERHLA; this is encoded by the coding sequence GTGCCGAGCCCCTACCGCGCCCTGTTCGCCGAGCCCGGCACCAAGGCCTTCTCCGCCGCGGGGTTCCTCGGGCGCCTGCCGCTGTCCATGATGGGCATCGGCGTGGTGACGATGATCTCCCAGCTCACCGGGCGGTACGGCCTCGCGGGCGCGCTGTCGGCGACCATCGCCCTGTCCGCGGCCGCCATCGGGCCGCGGATCTCCCGGCTGGTGGACCAGTACGGGCAGCGCCGGATCCTGCGCCCGGCGACCCTGGTCGCGCTCGTGGCGGCGGCCGGGCTGCTGCTCGCCGCGCATCTGGGCGGCCCGGACTGGACGCTGTTCCTGTGCGCCGCCGGGATCGGTTCGGTGCCGAGCCTCGGCGCGATGATCCGGTCCCGCTGGGCGGCCCTGTACCGGGGGACGCCGAGGCTGCACACCGCCTATTCGTTCGAGTCGGTGGTCGACGAGGTGTGCTTCATCGTCGGTCCGATCGTCTCCATCGGCCTGTCCACGGCCTGGTTCCCGGAGGCGGGGCCGCTGCTGGCCGGATGTTTCCTGGCGGCCGGCGTCTTCTGGCTGACCGCGCAGCGCGCCACCGAACCGGAACCGCACCCGCGCGAGCGGCACGGCGGCGGCAGCGCGCTGCGCTCCCCGGGCCTGAGGGTGCTGGTGGCGACGTTCACGGCGACGGGGGCCATCTTCGGGTCGGTCGACGTGGTGACCGTGGCCTTCGCCGACGAGCGCGGCCACAAGGCAATCGCGAGCGTCGTCCTCGCGCTGTACGCCGCCAGCTCCTGCGTGTCCGGGGCGGTCTTCGGACTGCTGCGGGTGGCGGGGGCGCCGGAGCGCAGGTGGCTGCTGGGCGTGACGGCCATGGCCGTGAGTATGATCCCCCTCCTACTGGTCGGAAACTTGCCGCTTCTGGCCGTGGCGCTGTTCGTTGCGGGCCTGTCCATCGCACCGACGATGATCACGACGATGTCCCTCATCGAAGAGCACGTACCTCGCGCGCGGCTCACCGAGGGCATGACGTGGGTGAGCACCGGCCTCGCGGTCGGGGTCGCGCTCGGCTCCGCCGTGGCCGGCTGGGTGATCGACGCAGCCGGCGCGCGCGCCGGGTACGGGGTTCCGGCCGTGTCCGGAGCCGTCGCGGCCGCGGTCGGTTTCCTCGGGTACCGCCGGCTCCGCAGGCCGGCCGCGGGTCGGGGAGGCACCGTTGAGCAGCACAACGAGCGGGAAGAACGGCACCTGGCGTAA
- a CDS encoding D-arabinono-1,4-lactone oxidase, with translation MSSTTSGKNGTWRNWGGNVAARPARQVVPASVDELAAAVRRAAEDGLKVKAVGTGHSFTSIAATDGVLIRPQLLTGIRTIDRKAMTVTVEAGTPLKRLNLALAREGLSLTNMGDIMEQTVSGATSTGTHGTGRESGSISAQIKGLELVTADGSVLTCSETENPEVFAAARIGLGALGIVTAITFAVEPVFLLTAREEPMPIERVLAEFDQLWAENEHFEFYWFPHTGNTNTKRNNRSAGPEQPVGQLAGWFEDEFLSNGVFQVAQWVGRAAPSTVPAIARISSRALSARTYTDVPYKVFTSPRRVRFVEMEFAVPRAALTDTLRELKAMVDRSGLRVSFPVEVRTAPADDITLSTASGRDSAYVAVHMFRGTPYHAYFTAAERIFTAHEGRPHWGKMHTRDAEYLAEVYPRFGEFTALRDRLDPERLFQNDYLRRVLGA, from the coding sequence TTGAGCAGCACAACGAGCGGGAAGAACGGCACCTGGCGTAACTGGGGCGGCAACGTCGCCGCCCGGCCCGCCCGGCAGGTCGTGCCGGCCTCCGTGGACGAGCTGGCAGCGGCCGTGCGCCGCGCCGCCGAGGACGGCCTGAAGGTGAAGGCGGTCGGCACCGGGCACTCCTTCACGTCCATAGCCGCCACCGACGGTGTGTTGATACGCCCTCAACTGTTGACCGGTATACGCACCATCGACCGGAAGGCCATGACCGTCACGGTCGAGGCCGGCACCCCGCTCAAGCGACTCAACCTGGCGCTGGCGCGCGAGGGTCTGTCGCTCACCAACATGGGCGACATCATGGAGCAGACGGTCTCGGGGGCCACCAGCACCGGCACGCACGGCACGGGCCGCGAGTCGGGCTCGATCTCCGCGCAGATCAAGGGACTGGAACTGGTCACCGCGGACGGCTCGGTGCTCACCTGTTCCGAGACCGAGAACCCCGAGGTCTTCGCGGCCGCCCGCATCGGCCTCGGCGCGCTCGGCATCGTCACCGCCATCACCTTCGCCGTCGAGCCGGTCTTCCTGCTCACCGCCCGCGAGGAGCCGATGCCGATCGAGCGGGTCCTGGCCGAGTTCGACCAGCTGTGGGCGGAGAACGAGCACTTCGAGTTCTACTGGTTCCCGCACACCGGGAACACCAACACCAAGCGCAACAACCGCAGCGCCGGCCCGGAGCAGCCCGTGGGGCAGCTCGCCGGGTGGTTCGAGGACGAGTTCCTGTCCAACGGCGTCTTCCAGGTGGCCCAGTGGGTCGGCCGGGCCGCGCCGTCGACCGTCCCCGCCATCGCCCGGATCTCCAGCAGGGCGCTGTCCGCGCGGACGTACACGGACGTCCCCTACAAGGTCTTCACCTCGCCCCGCCGGGTGCGGTTCGTGGAGATGGAGTTCGCCGTCCCGCGCGCGGCCCTGACCGATACTCTGCGTGAGCTGAAGGCCATGGTGGACCGGTCGGGCCTGCGGGTCAGCTTCCCGGTGGAGGTGCGCACCGCGCCGGCCGACGACATCACGCTGTCGACCGCCTCGGGCCGGGACAGCGCCTACGTCGCCGTCCACATGTTCCGGGGCACGCCGTACCACGCCTACTTCACCGCCGCCGAGCGCATCTTCACCGCGCACGAGGGCCGTCCGCACTGGGGCAAGATGCACACCCGGGATGCGGAGTACCTCGCCGAGGTCTACCCGCGCTTCGGCGAGTTCACCGCGCTGCGCGACCGCCTCGACCCGGAACGCCTGTTCCAGAACGACTACTTGAGGAGGGTTCTGGGCGCGTAG
- the sepH gene encoding septation protein SepH has product MPELRVVAVSNDGTRLVLKAADSTEYTLPIDERLRAAVRGDRPRLGQIEIEVESHLRPRDIQARIRAGATAEEVAQLAGIPVDRVRRFEGPVLAERAFMAERARKTPVRRPGENSGPLLGEAVQERLLLRGADKDTVQWDSWRRDDGTWEVLLVYLVAGEPHSASWTYDPPRRLVQAVDEEARSLIGESDDLAVPEPSFPFVPRIARLPRDRSLDRALDRALDRGDRDRPSLPAQSSEPAEESTGERDSLTSLLEAVPSFRGDLVVPERPAEVSEEPVDEPVEEEPPAPAASAGSAYADVLMPRSVGSHRDRLIGATDRQAEADGVRPGRRAAVPSWDEIVFGTRRKKQE; this is encoded by the coding sequence ATGCCCGAACTGCGTGTCGTGGCCGTCTCGAATGACGGCACACGGCTGGTGCTCAAGGCTGCCGACTCCACGGAGTACACGCTTCCGATCGACGAGCGGCTGCGTGCCGCCGTGCGCGGCGACCGGCCCCGGCTCGGCCAGATCGAGATCGAGGTGGAGAGCCATCTCCGCCCCCGTGACATCCAGGCCCGTATACGCGCGGGCGCCACGGCCGAAGAGGTCGCCCAGCTCGCCGGCATCCCCGTCGACCGGGTACGGCGCTTCGAGGGCCCCGTGCTGGCCGAGCGCGCGTTCATGGCGGAACGGGCCCGCAAGACACCGGTCCGCCGGCCCGGGGAGAACTCCGGCCCGCTGCTCGGCGAGGCCGTGCAGGAACGGCTGCTGCTGCGCGGCGCCGACAAGGACACCGTGCAGTGGGACTCCTGGCGCCGCGACGACGGCACCTGGGAGGTCCTGCTGGTGTACCTGGTCGCGGGCGAACCGCACTCGGCGAGCTGGACGTACGACCCGCCCCGGCGGCTCGTGCAGGCCGTCGACGAGGAGGCGCGCTCGCTGATCGGCGAGTCCGACGACCTCGCCGTACCGGAGCCGAGCTTCCCGTTCGTGCCCCGCATCGCCCGCCTGCCGCGCGACCGTTCGCTCGACCGCGCGCTGGACCGGGCGCTCGACCGGGGCGACCGGGACCGGCCGAGCCTGCCGGCCCAGTCGTCCGAGCCGGCGGAGGAGAGCACCGGCGAACGGGACTCGCTCACCAGCCTCCTGGAGGCGGTGCCGAGCTTCCGGGGCGATCTGGTCGTCCCGGAGCGGCCCGCGGAGGTGTCCGAGGAGCCCGTCGACGAACCGGTGGAGGAGGAGCCCCCGGCGCCCGCCGCCTCGGCCGGATCCGCCTACGCGGACGTGCTCATGCCGCGTTCCGTCGGCAGTCACCGCGACCGGCTGATCGGTGCCACCGACCGCCAGGCGGAGGCCGACGGCGTCCGCCCCGGCCGCCGGGCCGCGGTGCCGAGCTGGGACGAGATCGTGTTCGGCACCCGGCGCAAGAAGCAGGAGTAG
- a CDS encoding sulfurtransferase, with protein sequence MTAIITAPELVHELTGARPPVLLDVRWQFSLAKAAGAPAQDGRAEYAAGHLPGAVFVDLDQELAAPHGEGGRHPLPDLAEFGAVMRRAGVSASRPVVVYDGGLNWAAARAWWMLRFTGHPDVRVLDGGLPAWEGPLSTEVPTPAEGDFQPAPDASALLDADGAAALARAGVLLDARAGERYRGEVEPIDRVGGHIPGAVSAPTTENVGPDGRFLPAEELRDRFKALGVSEDAPVGVYCGSGVSAAHEALALAAAGIPAALYVGSWSEWSSDPSRPVAVGPDPQ encoded by the coding sequence ATGACAGCCATCATCACCGCACCCGAACTCGTCCATGAGCTGACCGGCGCGCGTCCGCCCGTACTGCTGGACGTCCGCTGGCAGTTCAGCCTGGCGAAGGCGGCGGGCGCCCCGGCCCAGGACGGCCGGGCCGAGTACGCCGCCGGGCACCTGCCCGGCGCGGTCTTCGTCGATCTGGACCAGGAGCTGGCCGCGCCGCACGGGGAGGGCGGCCGGCACCCGCTGCCGGACCTCGCGGAGTTCGGCGCGGTCATGCGCCGCGCGGGCGTGTCGGCGTCCCGGCCGGTCGTCGTGTACGACGGCGGGCTGAACTGGGCGGCCGCGCGCGCGTGGTGGATGCTGCGTTTCACGGGTCACCCGGACGTGCGGGTCCTGGACGGCGGGTTGCCGGCCTGGGAGGGCCCCCTGTCCACCGAGGTGCCCACGCCGGCGGAGGGCGACTTCCAGCCGGCGCCGGACGCCTCCGCGCTGCTCGACGCGGACGGGGCCGCCGCGCTGGCCCGCGCGGGGGTGCTGCTGGACGCGCGCGCGGGGGAGCGGTACCGCGGTGAGGTGGAGCCCATCGACCGGGTCGGCGGTCACATCCCGGGCGCGGTGTCGGCGCCGACGACCGAGAACGTGGGCCCCGACGGCCGTTTCCTGCCCGCGGAGGAGCTGCGGGACCGCTTCAAGGCCCTGGGCGTGTCCGAGGACGCCCCCGTGGGCGTGTACTGCGGCTCGGGCGTCTCGGCGGCGCACGAGGCCCTGGCACTGGCGGCGGCGGGCATCCCGGCGGCGCTGTACGTCGGTTCGTGGTCGGAGTGGTCCTCGGACCCGTCTCGCCCGGTGGCGGTGGGCCCGGACCCGCAGTAG
- a CDS encoding VOC family protein, which yields MTEAREPAGPHARRTPGTPCWVSLMVHGLATTEEFYGELFGWEFRPGPQQLGPYVRALLDGDEVAGIGQLPPDRRLPIAWTPYLASDDVDQTADQVRLCGGTVAVGPLDAGDAGRMALASDPCGAVFGIWQTAAHLGTAVTGLPGTPAWDELLTFETESVAKFYSAVFGYEEEPVVSADIDYVTLRLEGRHVAGIHGVGQAVPRERGPHWMTYFEVADTDETLDRVTGLGGQVLKPARDSAHGRVGTVADPEGAVFSLVQSPH from the coding sequence ATGACCGAGGCACGGGAGCCGGCCGGTCCGCACGCGCGGCGCACGCCCGGCACGCCCTGCTGGGTGAGCCTGATGGTGCATGGCCTGGCCACCACCGAGGAGTTCTACGGGGAGCTGTTCGGCTGGGAGTTCCGGCCCGGCCCGCAGCAGCTCGGCCCGTACGTGCGGGCGCTGCTGGACGGCGACGAGGTGGCCGGCATCGGCCAGCTGCCGCCGGACCGCAGGCTGCCGATCGCCTGGACTCCCTACCTCGCCTCGGACGACGTGGACCAGACGGCCGATCAGGTACGGCTGTGCGGCGGCACGGTGGCCGTCGGTCCGCTGGACGCGGGCGACGCCGGGCGCATGGCCCTCGCCTCCGACCCCTGCGGCGCCGTCTTCGGCATCTGGCAGACGGCCGCACACCTCGGCACGGCGGTCACCGGCCTCCCCGGCACCCCCGCCTGGGACGAGCTGCTCACCTTCGAGACCGAGAGCGTCGCCAAGTTCTACTCCGCGGTGTTCGGTTACGAGGAGGAGCCGGTCGTCTCCGCCGACATCGACTACGTCACCCTGCGCCTCGAAGGCCGCCACGTGGCCGGCATCCACGGCGTGGGACAGGCGGTGCCCCGGGAGCGCGGACCACACTGGATGACGTACTTCGAGGTCGCGGACACCGACGAGACCCTGGACCGGGTCACCGGCCTGGGCGGCCAGGTCCTCAAGCCCGCCCGCGACAGCGCACACGGCCGCGTCGGCACGGTTGCGGACCCGGAGGGAGCGGTCTTCTCACTGGTCCAAAGCCCCCACTGA
- a CDS encoding DUF4232 domain-containing protein, translated as MQAIPRRVAVFGTAALLAAAGGTWGAVQASAATAGTRTCTTNDLYLSMGRQDAAAGSLYWPVRFTNTSTSTCALRGYPGVSVLSTAHHQIGAAASRTGEKYGTVKVAPGQTVTSVVRTANGPVGGPCNSTGKYLRVYPPASTKAVLVPAPLRVCSGLFTVAPVTTRTVF; from the coding sequence ATGCAAGCAATCCCGAGGCGCGTGGCCGTGTTCGGTACGGCCGCGCTGCTCGCCGCCGCCGGAGGTACCTGGGGCGCGGTCCAGGCGAGCGCGGCGACGGCCGGCACGCGGACCTGTACGACGAACGACCTGTATCTGTCCATGGGCCGCCAGGACGCGGCGGCGGGCTCGCTGTACTGGCCCGTCCGGTTCACCAACACGAGCACCAGCACCTGCGCGCTGCGCGGCTACCCCGGGGTGAGTGTGCTCAGCACGGCGCACCACCAGATAGGTGCCGCCGCGTCCCGGACCGGGGAGAAGTACGGCACGGTCAAGGTCGCCCCGGGCCAGACGGTGACGTCGGTGGTCCGCACGGCGAACGGCCCGGTCGGCGGGCCCTGCAACAGCACCGGGAAGTACCTCCGGGTGTATCCGCCGGCGTCGACCAAGGCGGTCCTCGTGCCGGCCCCGCTGCGGGTCTGCTCAGGCCTGTTCACCGTCGCTCCGGTAACGACCCGGACGGTCTTCTGA
- a CDS encoding thymidine kinase, giving the protein MPELVFFSGTMDCGKSTLALQINHNRSAGGLQGVIFTRDDRAGAGKLSSRLGLVTEAVEAEPGMDLYAYVVSLMSRGGKVDYLIVDEAQFLAPDQIDQLARVVDELGLDVFAFGITTDFRTKLFPGSQRLIELADRIEALQVEAMCWCGARATHNARTVGGEMVVEGEQVVVGDVNRPAAEVGYEVLCRRHHRRRMTSASARAGVLSPDVLPVVPS; this is encoded by the coding sequence ATGCCCGAGCTGGTGTTCTTCTCCGGAACGATGGACTGCGGGAAATCGACACTGGCTCTCCAGATCAACCACAACCGGTCCGCGGGCGGCCTCCAGGGCGTCATCTTCACGCGTGACGACCGGGCGGGCGCGGGCAAGCTGTCGTCCCGGCTCGGCCTGGTGACGGAGGCCGTCGAGGCCGAACCGGGCATGGACCTGTACGCCTATGTCGTCAGCCTGATGTCCCGCGGCGGCAAGGTCGACTATCTGATCGTCGACGAGGCGCAGTTCCTCGCCCCGGACCAGATCGACCAGCTCGCCCGGGTGGTCGACGAGCTGGGACTGGACGTCTTCGCCTTCGGCATCACCACCGACTTCCGCACCAAGCTCTTCCCGGGCTCGCAGCGGCTCATCGAACTGGCGGACCGGATAGAGGCCCTCCAGGTCGAGGCGATGTGCTGGTGCGGAGCGCGCGCCACGCACAACGCCCGTACGGTCGGCGGCGAGATGGTGGTCGAGGGTGAACAGGTCGTCGTCGGAGACGTGAACCGGCCGGCGGCGGAGGTCGGCTACGAGGTGCTGTGCCGCCGTCACCACCGCCGCCGCATGACCAGCGCCTCCGCCCGGGCCGGCGTCCTCTCCCCGGACGTCCTCCCGGTCGTCCCGTCCTGA
- a CDS encoding nucleotide pyrophosphatase/phosphodiesterase family protein → MTQSFVWDHPEPLALNTAPLPEYGTGSLADLLPTLAAGMGVPGLTAGIGELAPADRVCVFLVDGLGWEQLRAHPDEAPFLNSLLGSSRGGTGRPLTAGYPATTATSLASVGTGLPPGAHGLPGYSVRNPATGELMNQLRWQPYTDPRPWQPYPTVFQRAHDAGVHAAQVSSPIFERTPLTKIALSGGTFHGRLTGEERMDLAAEQLAAGDRALVYTYYAELDGAGHRYGVASDTWRGQLMCVDRLAQRLAEQLPPRSALYVTADHGMVDVPFDDEHRIDFDEDWELRAGVALLGGEGRARHVYAVPGAASDVLTCWREVLGDRFWVASRDEAIAAGWFGPAVDERVYARLGDVIAAAHDDVLIIASEREPKESALVGNHGSMTPAEQLVPLLEVRS, encoded by the coding sequence ATGACGCAGTCCTTCGTCTGGGACCACCCGGAGCCGCTCGCCCTGAACACCGCGCCGCTGCCCGAGTACGGCACCGGCTCGCTCGCCGACCTGCTGCCCACCCTGGCCGCCGGGATGGGTGTACCCGGCCTGACCGCCGGCATCGGGGAACTCGCCCCGGCCGACCGGGTCTGCGTCTTCCTGGTCGACGGGCTCGGCTGGGAGCAGCTCAGGGCGCACCCCGACGAGGCCCCCTTCCTGAACTCGCTGCTCGGCAGCTCCCGCGGCGGCACCGGCCGCCCCCTCACCGCCGGCTACCCGGCGACCACCGCGACCTCCCTCGCCTCCGTCGGCACCGGCCTGCCGCCCGGCGCCCACGGGCTGCCCGGCTACAGCGTCCGCAACCCGGCCACCGGCGAGCTGATGAACCAGCTCCGCTGGCAGCCGTACACCGATCCGCGCCCCTGGCAGCCGTACCCCACGGTCTTCCAGCGGGCGCACGACGCCGGTGTGCACGCCGCCCAGGTGTCCTCGCCGATCTTCGAACGCACACCGCTGACGAAGATCGCGCTCAGCGGCGGCACCTTCCACGGGCGGCTCACCGGCGAGGAGCGCATGGACCTCGCGGCCGAACAACTCGCCGCCGGGGACCGCGCGCTGGTGTACACGTACTACGCCGAGCTGGACGGCGCGGGGCACCGCTACGGCGTGGCCTCCGACACCTGGCGCGGCCAGCTGATGTGCGTGGACCGGCTCGCCCAGCGGCTCGCCGAGCAACTCCCGCCGCGCAGCGCCCTGTACGTCACCGCCGACCACGGCATGGTCGACGTGCCGTTCGACGACGAGCACCGCATCGACTTCGACGAGGACTGGGAGCTGCGTGCCGGCGTGGCCCTGCTGGGCGGCGAGGGGCGGGCGCGACACGTGTACGCGGTGCCGGGCGCCGCGAGTGACGTGCTCACCTGCTGGCGCGAGGTGCTCGGCGACCGGTTCTGGGTGGCCTCGCGGGACGAGGCGATCGCGGCGGGCTGGTTCGGGCCGGCCGTCGACGAGCGCGTGTACGCGCGGCTCGGGGACGTGATCGCGGCCGCGCACGACGACGTCCTGATCATCGCCTCCGAGCGGGAGCCGAAGGAGTCGGCGCTGGTCGGCAACCACGGTTCGATGACCCCCGCCGAGCAGCTCGTCCCGCTGCTCGAAGTACGCTCCTGA